One Hymenobacter swuensis DY53 genomic window, TATTATATATTTGCAACAAGATGTTGCAAAAATGACCGTTGCTATTTATTTCGGTGCCCGGCAGTAGCCGCCACCCATCAAAAGCAGAAGCCCCCGCACCACCTACGACTACTCCCGCGTGTTACGCAAGGCTTCAGTGGATACAGAGGCTTCTTTCCGTGAACACGTTTGACGTGCCTTAATCAAACTTGATATAACGTTGTCAACAATGAGCGGCAGCAAATTGAGTCTAGCCCTTAACCTCAGCCCCCGCGTTTTGCAGCAACTGTATGGGATTGACAACGGGTAGAAATGCGCGGCTTAAAATTGTGCCTGCACCGAGCGCCAACAACTGTCCCCGTGTAGTGGAATAAGCTAACCCAATCATCGTCCCGCCAATAGGCGCCGGCATTGCAGGTGACCCATTTTGTTGGCTACTGGTCAATAGCTTGGGCAATTGGGTTACTTTAAAAACTGTTTCGGTGCGTATTTCCCCAACTTCTATTTTCTCGGCAGCGTCTTTTAGCGTAGCTTGGATAACGACCCCAATCCGAACCCGCACGATGCACTTCTTGGCATCCATATCCTGCTCGGTTGTGATTCGATAGTCGAATCCACTCAACTGCTTGCCAGCAATAACCGGGTCAAGTTGATTGTCCATGCGAAACAAAACAACCCGGCTTTCCAGAAATTTAATCTGGTCAACTTTAAATGTGGCCGGAGAAACAGATTTGGCGCTCAACAGAAAGATAAAATAAACGTGAACGAAAGTTTTTAGTAAAGGTCACAAACCTCAGATAACACAGAAAAAGCTGCCGGTTGACCGGCAGCTTTTTTAGGTTGGTTTCCGGCAGTGTGATTACTCGCTCGCGGCGGCTTTTCTTCGGGTGCAACAAACATCACCATCTTGTGCCAATCGGCGCTGGTGAAATCGTCCGTTGCCACTGAATCGTGTAGCGTGACAGCCACGGCTTTGCTTTGCACTTCCTGCGGCGTAGTTACCAGCTGCGTCCCCAGTGCTTGCTCCAAACGGATGAGCATTTTAAGGGTAAAGTTGTGGGTGCCGGTCAGCATCCGGCTTACTTCGGGCTCTTTCTTACCCAGCCGTTCGGCCAAGTCCTTTTGCGTCAGCCCTTGTGTACGCAATGAATGTTTGATTTGGTCGGCGATAAGGAACGAGCGTTCCACGAATTGCCGGGCCTCGGGGGATATTTCGATGTGGCCGAAATACTTGCTAGCCATGATGGGAGGGGTTGATTTTTATGTTAGCCCGGTAGGTTCATCTGCTGGTACGCGCCGTGCAGCTGTTGGTTTTCAATCCAAACGGTCTGATTCGCTAGGCGGTGCTTCAGGATTTCCGCTACCTGGTTCATCATACGAAACGCGGGCCGGGTGTCGCCGTCCTGCGCTTTTTTGGTGGTCTTGCGGCCACCACCGCCAAGGACCATTATATCGTCCGAGCAGATGAATCCATACAAGCGCAGCAGGTTGCCGTAGGCTTGCGGGGGAGGAAGCGCCATCGCGTCTTTTTCAGGACGGAACAAAGTGGCATCGCCGGGTGGAAGTGCTCCACGCTTAGCCCCGATTTCTTCCAGAGCCGCGAGGATAACCTCAAGGTCTGGCCGGTATTCGTGGCTAGCAATGAAACGGGAAATGAACCGGTCAGTCTCACTATCTTCTTCGTTTTCAAGCCGAACGGTGTAAAAATTCACCTTCGGCATTTGGCGGTATTCTTCGATGTAAACGACCAACTTACCTTAAAAGTTAAGTCAAATGTAGATTATTTTTCTGCCTTCGCAAGTGCCCCGAAAAAAATAACAGTGTCAACGCATCTGGCCGGCTCCTGGAAAGGGCAACGAAGTTGCGCGCTTTTTTAGCACGTATAACGGCTCAAACTAATGTGATTGGTGCATCTTGCCAAAGGGCTTAGACTATCCGTTTTAAGAGTCAGTTTCCCTGCTAGCTGCAAAGGTGCCGGACATAGCCTACCCCACGGCCATTTTCCCCGCTTCATACCACAGGAACCCCGGTAGCGGCGTCGCCAATTCCCAGGTAATCGCCATGGGCCGGTTGCCCTTGTGACTCACGTACCGCACGGGCCCCAGGAACACATATGTCATGGTTAAGCCCGCCGCATCCTGATTCTGCTCGCGGACAAACAGCAGAATATGCTTCCCTTGTGCCTGGTGCTGAATGTAGCTGATGCCCTTCGGCGTGTCTTCCGCCGTGCTGTTCTGCGACTCCCAATGAAACAGCGTGTCACTGATAGCATAGTCGTTGTAAAGTGTGGTAGGCGAGTAGTTGCGGCTGGACTTTTGGAGTGTGACGAACAGCAGCTCCGTGTTCAGCGCTGCTATATAACACACCCCTTCGCGCACGGAAGGATTGCGCTCAAACGTCCACACGCCAAATGCGCACAGAATCTCATCACGACTGTAGCGGCTATGCAGCTGCAGGGCGCAGGGATAAGGTAGCGCCAACGCCCCAGGTGGAATGCTGATTTGCGCTTCGCAGACCTCGACTACCTCCAGCACCTCC contains:
- a CDS encoding helix-turn-helix domain-containing protein, producing the protein MASKYFGHIEISPEARQFVERSFLIADQIKHSLRTQGLTQKDLAERLGKKEPEVSRMLTGTHNFTLKMLIRLEQALGTQLVTTPQEVQSKAVAVTLHDSVATDDFTSADWHKMVMFVAPEEKPPRASNHTAGNQPKKAAGQPAAFSVLSEVCDLY